The following are encoded together in the Maniola jurtina chromosome 27, ilManJurt1.1, whole genome shotgun sequence genome:
- the LOC123879037 gene encoding NAD kinase 2, mitochondrial, with protein MSVLNNFTVSIAKGIRRLRQSSELCDRLSGRRQHVSNEPRLKLDKCLIVSKVTRYEYEKHSHDNIADAELEKILRKRGSDYDSMISNHREQKSFEEGVAKSLKEMGLQVEMATRLTYNDELINWCDVVVPVGGDGTFLLAASRVRDANKPVIGFNSAPHKSVGRLCLPTWCSNDVKGALHALKEGRFRWMRRSRIRTTITCEPKLLDTITPVDLHTLHYCRYPPVQNPLDSPDSPTKKQTNFNTDDNSSTLATKVLPFLALNEVFIGESVTSRVSLLRLQIDNGKWTHTKSSGLCVTTGTGSTSWHYSINCLRTHSVLELMKILGEDYNMKMETTLEKAREVAEKYNQKLMFPADSEYLAYSVREYITFEEWPTPRGLRVRDRAGAVRVRSHCTDAGLVVDGSVSFPFNDGTEALLEIHPEDSLMTVQMDDALPY; from the exons GACTTCGTCAAAGTTCCGAGTTGTGCGATCGGCTGTCGGGTCGGCGGCAACACGTCTCCAACGAGCCACGACTGAAGCTGGACAAGTGCCTCATCGTCTCCAAGGTCACCAGATACGAATATGAGAA ACACAGCCACGACAACATTGCAGATGCAGAACTGGAGAAGATATTAAGAAAGAGAGGGTCCGATTATGATTCAATGATCTCCAACCACAGGGAACAAAAGTCGTTCGAAGAGGGAGTCGCGAAGAGTCTGAAAGAGATGGGTTTACAAGTTGAAATGGCTACCAG GTTAACATACAACGATGAACTGATAAATTGGTGCGACGTGGTGGTACCAGTCGGTGGTGATGGTACCTTTCTACTCGCCGCTTCCAGAGTCAGGGAtgctaa TAAACCAGTGATAGGATTCAACAGCGCACCACACAAGTCAGTTGGCAGACTTTGTCTACCCACATGGTGTTCCAATGACGTTAAGGGTGCGCTACACGCTTTGAAAGAG GGCAGGTTCAGATGGATGCGGCGCTCTCGGATAAGGACCACCATCACGTGCGAGCCCAAACTATTGGACACCATCACCCCTGTAGACTTACACACTTTACATTACTGCAG ATATCCACCAGTACAAAATCCACTGGACAGTCCAGACTCGCCAACAAAGAAGCAAACAAACTTCAACACTGACGACAACAGTTCCACACTGGCCACTAAAGTTCTGCCGTTTTTGGCTTTAAATGAG GTATTTATAGGAGAAAGTGTGACGTCACGAGTATCGCTATTGCGGCTACAGATCGACAACGGGAAATGGACACACACAAAAAGTTCCGGCTTGTGTGTGACTACCGGCACTGGAAGTACTTCCTGGCATTATAG TATTAACTGTCTCCGAACGCACTCAGTCCTGGAGCTGATGAAGATACTGGGCGAGGACTATAACATGAAGATGGAAACTACGCTGGAAAAGGCGAGGGAAGTCGCCGAGAAATATAACCAGAAGTTGATGTTCCCTGCAG ATTCGGAGTACTTGGCCTACTCAGTACGAGAGTACATAACGTTTGAGGAATGGCCGACGCCGCGTGGCTTGAGAGTTCGCGACAGAGCCGGCGCGGTTAGGGTGCGGTCACATTGCACTGATGctg GTCTGGTAGTGGATGGCAGCGTGTCCTTCCCTTTCAACGATGGTACGGAAGCATTATTGGAGATACACCCTGAAGATTCCCTCATGACCGTCCAGATGGACGACGCTTTACCCTATTGA